Proteins from a genomic interval of Candidatus Didemnitutus sp.:
- a CDS encoding SAM-dependent methyltransferase, producing MGSSVAFREVFRLEPHAATGVSFARYMELALFHPTVGYYTSPTRRRVGRDKGADFYTATSFSPVFGELVTDAAVGLLGGRNPADYELVEVGAEPGAGAFRDVATPFKAYRTISYPQPIEMHGRCVVFSNELFDAQPFHRVVRRGGVWRELGVALEGDELREVELSALTAELAAAADRLPREAPEGYHIDLPLRTVPLLRHMVAQPWTGLFLAFDYGRSWNVLAEELPQGSIRTYSHQEQGDDVLDRPGEIDLTGHICWDWLVDELQQNGFGEALVESQEAFLTKRAARAMQAIVTSEAGRFSRRKNDLMHLLHPGNMGQKFQALHALRD from the coding sequence ATGGGTTCCTCTGTCGCGTTTCGCGAAGTCTTCCGCCTCGAACCACACGCCGCCACCGGCGTGTCTTTCGCGCGCTACATGGAGCTCGCGCTCTTTCACCCGACGGTAGGCTACTATACCTCGCCGACCCGGCGGCGCGTCGGCCGTGACAAAGGTGCGGATTTCTACACCGCCACGAGTTTCAGTCCGGTATTCGGCGAACTCGTCACCGACGCCGCCGTGGGATTGCTCGGCGGGAGGAATCCCGCCGACTACGAACTGGTCGAAGTCGGCGCGGAGCCCGGTGCCGGCGCGTTTCGCGACGTGGCGACGCCCTTCAAGGCCTATCGCACGATCTCGTATCCGCAACCCATCGAGATGCACGGACGCTGTGTCGTTTTTTCCAACGAGCTGTTCGATGCGCAGCCATTCCACCGCGTCGTCCGCCGCGGCGGCGTCTGGCGCGAACTCGGCGTGGCGCTCGAGGGCGACGAACTGCGCGAGGTCGAGCTGTCCGCTCTGACCGCCGAACTCGCCGCGGCAGCCGATCGGCTGCCGCGCGAGGCACCCGAGGGTTACCACATCGACCTGCCGCTGCGCACGGTGCCGTTGTTGCGCCACATGGTCGCGCAGCCATGGACGGGGCTTTTTCTGGCGTTCGACTACGGTCGCAGTTGGAACGTGCTGGCCGAAGAGCTCCCGCAAGGCAGCATCCGCACCTACTCGCACCAGGAGCAGGGCGACGACGTCCTCGACCGCCCCGGCGAAATCGACCTGACCGGACACATTTGCTGGGACTGGCTGGTCGACGAGCTGCAGCAGAACGGCTTCGGCGAGGCCTTGGTCGAATCGCAGGAAGCGTTTCTGACCAAGCGCGCCGCCCGCGCGATGCAGGCCATCGTCACATCCGAAGCGGGCCGTTTCAGCCGCCGCAAGAACGACCTGATGCACCTGCTCCACCCCGGCAACATGGGCCAGAAGTTTCAGGCACTCCACGCTTTGCGCGACTGA
- the rpmB gene encoding 50S ribosomal protein L28, protein MARICAITGKRPVKGSIINRKGQSKKSGGIGTHTTSKTPRKFRPNLQKIRVKMPNGGTKRVWVAVKAIKAGLVTKA, encoded by the coding sequence ATGGCACGAATTTGCGCAATCACTGGCAAGCGCCCGGTCAAGGGCAGCATCATCAACCGTAAGGGTCAGTCCAAGAAGAGCGGTGGTATCGGCACGCACACCACCTCGAAGACCCCCCGCAAGTTCCGCCCGAACCTGCAGAAAATCCGCGTCAAGATGCCCAACGGCGGCACCAAGCGCGTCTGGGTCGCGGTCAAGGCCATCAAGGCCGGCCTCGTCACCAAGGCCTAA
- a CDS encoding polyprenyl synthetase family protein, translated as MDFDAQFQSYVAQVERGIDELLPPAATRPARLHEAMRYSMQAGGKRLRPVLVLATADLFGRTADPRSARSADALPAAIAIECVHTYSLVHDDLPCMDNDDLRRGRPTVHKQFDEATALLAGDALLTYAFQLVSEHYPATTCGALVRELAAAAGSRELIGGQMDDLLAEKRSDISHADLEAIHRRKTGAMIEAALAMGGLAGGAREADHLNTLHLVGRHMGLAFQIVDDILDATADTATLGKTAGKDAKADKTTYVKLHGLDAARRLAADQTAAALAALARLPGNTAFLVELIRHMADRRK; from the coding sequence ATGGATTTTGACGCGCAATTTCAATCCTACGTGGCGCAGGTCGAACGCGGTATCGACGAACTGCTGCCGCCCGCCGCCACCCGTCCTGCGCGTCTCCACGAGGCCATGCGCTACAGCATGCAAGCCGGCGGCAAGCGCCTGCGCCCCGTCCTGGTTCTCGCCACCGCCGACCTTTTCGGCCGCACCGCCGATCCCCGCTCCGCCCGGAGCGCGGACGCACTTCCGGCCGCGATCGCGATCGAGTGCGTGCACACCTACTCGCTCGTGCACGACGACCTGCCGTGCATGGACAACGACGACCTGCGCCGCGGCCGCCCGACAGTGCACAAGCAATTCGACGAAGCCACCGCACTCCTCGCCGGCGACGCGCTGCTCACCTACGCCTTCCAGCTCGTGAGCGAGCATTATCCCGCCACCACCTGCGGCGCGCTCGTCCGCGAGCTCGCGGCCGCCGCTGGCAGCCGCGAACTCATCGGCGGACAAATGGACGACCTCCTCGCCGAGAAACGCTCCGACATCTCGCACGCCGACCTCGAGGCCATTCACCGCCGCAAAACCGGCGCCATGATCGAAGCCGCGCTCGCAATGGGCGGTCTCGCCGGCGGAGCCCGCGAAGCGGACCACCTGAACACTCTCCACCTCGTCGGCCGGCACATGGGTTTGGCGTTTCAAATCGTCGACGACATCCTCGACGCCACCGCCGACACCGCGACGCTCGGCAAGACCGCCGGCAAGGACGCGAAGGCCGACAAGACCACCTACGTCAAACTCCACGGGCTCGACGCCGCCCGCCGTCTCGCCGCCGACCAGACCGCCGCCGCCCTCGCCGCCCTCGCCCGCCTCCCCGGCAACACCGCATTTCTCGTGGAACTGATCCGCCATATGGCGGACCGAAGAAAGTAA
- the tsaD gene encoding tRNA (adenosine(37)-N6)-threonylcarbamoyltransferase complex transferase subunit TsaD, producing the protein MIFALESSCDETAVAVFDPARGFVGEWVHSQIALHEAYGGVVPDLASREHLQHFAPLVQRALGVVAPPQVTQIAVTQGPGLAACLAMGVTVAKSLGLAWRVPVVGVNHLRAHAFSPFIALHEQAPAEFDAAFARLLPHLGLLVSGGNTALFAIDEERRIKLIASTMDDAAGEALDKGAKLLGLGYPGGPQVEKLARTGDAKAFQFPKAVAQKATLDFSFSGLKTSLRYTLEKMAPEEIERRKADLCASYQHAVMDALVRKAKLAFDQGAFRSVGLSGGVANNKVLQGEIEKLAAHRHVPFFRARPQHTGDNAGMIAFAAWAEREPGGIARNSDGTTGAGFDLEIAPSLALAR; encoded by the coding sequence ATGATTTTCGCGCTCGAGAGTTCCTGCGACGAAACGGCCGTGGCGGTTTTCGATCCGGCCCGTGGCTTCGTGGGCGAATGGGTGCACAGCCAGATCGCGCTGCACGAGGCTTACGGCGGCGTTGTTCCCGACCTCGCCAGCCGCGAACACCTCCAGCACTTCGCGCCACTCGTGCAGCGAGCGCTCGGTGTCGTCGCGCCGCCGCAAGTCACCCAGATCGCTGTCACGCAAGGTCCCGGCCTCGCGGCGTGCCTCGCGATGGGTGTTACCGTCGCCAAGAGCCTCGGCCTCGCCTGGCGCGTGCCGGTCGTCGGCGTGAATCATCTCCGGGCGCACGCCTTCTCGCCGTTCATCGCGCTCCACGAGCAGGCGCCGGCGGAATTCGATGCGGCGTTCGCGCGCCTGTTGCCGCATCTCGGCCTGCTCGTCTCGGGTGGCAATACTGCGCTGTTTGCCATCGACGAAGAGCGCCGGATCAAGCTGATCGCCTCCACGATGGACGACGCCGCGGGTGAGGCGCTGGACAAGGGCGCGAAGCTCCTCGGTCTCGGCTACCCTGGTGGACCGCAGGTGGAAAAACTCGCGCGCACGGGCGACGCGAAGGCGTTCCAATTCCCCAAGGCGGTCGCGCAGAAGGCCACGCTCGATTTCAGCTTCTCCGGCCTGAAAACCAGTCTGCGCTATACGCTCGAGAAAATGGCGCCTGAGGAAATCGAGCGCCGCAAAGCCGACCTCTGCGCCAGCTACCAGCACGCCGTGATGGACGCGCTCGTGCGGAAGGCGAAGCTGGCGTTCGACCAGGGCGCGTTCCGCAGCGTCGGCCTCTCCGGCGGCGTGGCGAACAACAAGGTGTTGCAGGGGGAGATCGAAAAGCTCGCCGCGCATCGCCACGTGCCGTTTTTCCGGGCGCGTCCGCAGCACACCGGCGACAATGCCGGCATGATCGCCTTCGCTGCGTGGGCTGAGCGCGAACCCGGTGGCATCGCGCGAAACTCGGACGGGACGACCGGAGCGGGCTTTGACTTGGAAATCGCGCCGAGCTTGGCTCTGGCGCGATGA
- a CDS encoding zinc ribbon domain-containing protein, which produces MPTYEYVCTQCEHELEAFQSMKDEPLKKCPACKKPKLKRKVGGGAGLIFKGSGFYITDYKKKSGGGSEGGEKSSSKSEAKPAAGKSAAN; this is translated from the coding sequence ATGCCCACCTACGAATACGTCTGCACCCAGTGCGAGCACGAGTTGGAAGCCTTCCAATCGATGAAGGACGAGCCGCTCAAAAAGTGCCCCGCCTGCAAGAAACCGAAGCTGAAGCGCAAGGTCGGCGGCGGCGCCGGCCTGATCTTCAAAGGCTCCGGTTTCTACATCACCGACTACAAGAAGAAGTCGGGCGGCGGGTCGGAGGGTGGCGAAAAATCCTCGTCCAAGTCCGAAGCGAAACCGGCCGCGGGCAAATCCGCGGCGAACTGA
- a CDS encoding N-acetyltransferase: MSASIPVRHNEDEHRYEIAADGLLAVAEYEFADGKQVFTHTFVPPEFRGRGYAEALVRAALNDAKAAGRQVVPACSYVAVFIQRNKEFASLVA, encoded by the coding sequence ATGAGCGCTTCCATTCCCGTCCGTCACAACGAGGACGAGCATCGCTACGAAATTGCCGCCGATGGCCTGCTGGCGGTTGCGGAATACGAGTTCGCCGACGGCAAGCAGGTGTTCACCCACACGTTTGTGCCGCCGGAATTCCGCGGTCGCGGCTACGCCGAGGCGTTGGTGCGTGCGGCGCTGAACGACGCCAAGGCGGCGGGTCGCCAGGTCGTGCCGGCGTGTTCCTACGTCGCGGTTTTCATCCAGCGGAACAAGGAGTTCGCGTCGCTGGTGGCGTGA
- the tpiA gene encoding triose-phosphate isomerase — MSTPTQSPIQIRRKLIAGNWKMNKTAADGATLTKEIVEQVGRETAVDIVVCPPFTALESVRHALEGQSVKLGAQNMHAEKNGAFTGEISAEMLRAHYVTHVILGHSERRQYFGETDVLVNKKVLAALANELRPILCVGETLAEREGGKTLDVVKTQTEAALAGVKPEQITSVVIAYEPVWAIGTGKVATTAQAQEVHAFIRSLLTGLYGAALAAKVRILYGGSMKPSNAPELLAQADIDGGLIGGASLEAKSFVELVKAAMAAQ, encoded by the coding sequence ATGTCCACTCCGACCCAGTCCCCGATTCAAATCCGCAGGAAGCTCATCGCCGGCAATTGGAAGATGAACAAAACCGCCGCCGACGGCGCCACGCTCACGAAGGAAATCGTGGAGCAGGTCGGTCGTGAGACGGCGGTCGACATCGTCGTGTGCCCGCCCTTCACGGCGCTCGAAAGCGTCCGCCACGCGCTCGAAGGCCAGTCCGTGAAGCTCGGCGCGCAGAACATGCACGCGGAGAAGAACGGCGCGTTCACCGGTGAGATTTCCGCCGAGATGCTCCGCGCGCACTACGTCACGCACGTCATCCTTGGCCACTCGGAGCGCCGTCAGTATTTCGGCGAGACCGACGTCCTCGTGAACAAGAAGGTCCTCGCCGCGCTCGCCAACGAGCTGCGCCCGATCCTCTGCGTCGGCGAAACCCTCGCTGAGCGCGAAGGCGGCAAGACGCTCGACGTCGTGAAGACCCAGACCGAGGCCGCGCTCGCCGGCGTGAAGCCCGAGCAGATCACCTCCGTCGTCATCGCCTACGAACCGGTCTGGGCCATCGGCACCGGCAAGGTCGCGACGACCGCGCAAGCGCAGGAAGTGCACGCTTTCATCCGCAGCCTGCTCACCGGCCTCTACGGCGCGGCGCTGGCGGCTAAGGTCCGCATCCTCTACGGCGGCTCAATGAAGCCTTCCAACGCGCCCGAACTGCTCGCGCAAGCCGACATCGACGGTGGCCTCATCGGCGGCGCCTCGCTCGAGGCGAAGTCGTTCGTCGAGCTGGTGAAGGCGGCGATGGCCGCGCAGTAA
- a CDS encoding S41 family peptidase, producing the protein MLKRLSAILVAVALGFGLAHFAARQFGAPSWWPNRERDRNVRYFRDVLDTVKQYYVDEKKADYAALTRAALRGMMSELDPHSEFLDAEAYSQTEEELNNEFNGVGIQVEERDNHIVVITTIADTPAERAGIRRGDRIVSIDGHTIDDPSTEKAVRLIRGEPGSEVKMVFYRPSIDREVTYVLKRERIRLRSVRNTQISTDGIGYTQITQFSERTGEEFEAALKELEKHDLRALVLDLRNNPGGLVDAAVDVCDQFFDKNELIAYTQGRTKESREEFRAEDNHPRRTYPIAVLVNGGTASAAEIVSGALKDTKRAVIVGEKTFGKGSVQSIIETQNGEGIRLTTARYYTPSGITIHEKGIQPQVEIEMSADDEARLRIQQSRDDLAGETEFKERFGFAPVEDTQRNAAEEVLHGVLVARPAAAPSPTAPKK; encoded by the coding sequence ATGCTCAAAAGGCTTTCCGCCATTCTTGTCGCCGTCGCGCTGGGCTTCGGCCTCGCGCACTTCGCCGCGCGGCAGTTCGGCGCGCCGAGCTGGTGGCCGAATCGCGAGCGCGACCGGAACGTCCGCTATTTCCGCGATGTGCTCGACACCGTGAAGCAATACTACGTCGACGAAAAAAAGGCCGACTACGCCGCCCTCACGCGCGCCGCGCTGCGCGGCATGATGAGCGAGCTCGACCCGCACTCCGAATTCCTCGACGCCGAGGCTTACAGCCAGACCGAGGAGGAGCTGAACAATGAGTTCAACGGCGTCGGCATCCAAGTCGAGGAGCGCGACAACCACATCGTCGTCATCACCACCATCGCCGACACGCCCGCCGAGCGCGCCGGCATCCGACGCGGCGATCGCATCGTGAGCATCGACGGCCACACGATCGACGATCCGAGCACCGAGAAAGCCGTCCGTCTCATTCGCGGTGAGCCGGGCAGCGAGGTGAAAATGGTTTTCTACCGCCCGAGCATCGATCGCGAAGTCACCTACGTTCTGAAGCGCGAACGCATCCGCCTCCGCAGCGTGCGCAACACCCAGATCTCGACCGACGGCATCGGCTACACGCAAATCACGCAATTCAGCGAACGCACCGGCGAGGAGTTCGAGGCGGCGCTCAAGGAGCTCGAAAAACACGACCTGCGCGCTCTCGTCCTCGATTTGCGCAACAACCCCGGCGGCCTCGTCGATGCCGCCGTCGACGTCTGCGATCAGTTTTTCGACAAGAACGAGCTCATCGCCTACACGCAGGGCCGCACCAAGGAGTCGCGCGAGGAGTTTCGCGCCGAGGACAACCACCCGCGCCGCACCTACCCGATCGCGGTGCTGGTGAACGGCGGCACCGCGAGCGCGGCGGAGATCGTTTCCGGCGCCCTGAAAGACACCAAGCGCGCCGTCATCGTTGGCGAAAAGACCTTCGGCAAGGGCTCCGTGCAGAGCATCATCGAGACGCAGAACGGCGAAGGCATCCGGCTCACGACCGCGCGCTACTACACCCCGAGCGGCATCACCATTCACGAGAAAGGCATCCAGCCGCAGGTCGAGATCGAGATGTCCGCTGACGACGAAGCGCGCCTCCGCATCCAGCAATCGCGCGACGACCTCGCCGGCGAGACCGAGTTCAAGGAGCGCTTCGGCTTCGCGCCCGTCGAGGACACCCAGCGCAACGCCGCCGAGGAGGTCCTGCACGGTGTGCTTGTCGCGCGACCGGCGGCGGCTCCGTCGCCGACGGCGCCGAAAAAGTGA
- the murJ gene encoding murein biosynthesis integral membrane protein MurJ, with the protein MSKSLKNISVVASATVLSRVLGLVRDQLGAAIFGASVLNTAFLSAFRLPNLFRRLLGEGALTAAFLPNLQHELHEQGKEGALALLNKVASWLLVVTGSLVAVLMLVFSQSRRISGQEDKWYLLADLSVVLLPYLAFVCIAAAFNAALNVFHRFLEPALSPIWLNLCMIVSLGGAGLHFASTPLGEIHWLCAGVLLGGFLQMAVPAVVLMRTEGWRPRFDLGLTPRVKEIAWLMTPGLWGTAIYQVNTYVSSMLAFSIDDSAGTLMFYANRLMELPIGVFAIAVSTVIYPLLARHAVERNFGALADDFRRGIRLILVINVPAAAGLALLSEPIVRLLFERHNFTAADTQAMTPLLALYVIGLPFFSVVSLTVRAFYAVKNTRAPVRIATIDFLVNLALSLVLMRWLGAAGLVIASTTAIAVQTWLLQRELRHVLPGGFTLAPLVPSVIKIAAATVAMSLAVWCGARVALALPVGGKLRDLLLVGALIPLACALYGAVLWALKIEGREELAELARKLGRRIGLST; encoded by the coding sequence GTGTCGAAGAGCCTGAAGAACATCAGCGTCGTCGCGTCGGCGACGGTGCTGTCGCGCGTGCTCGGGCTGGTGCGCGACCAGTTGGGCGCGGCCATCTTCGGCGCGAGCGTGCTGAACACGGCCTTTCTCTCCGCGTTCCGCCTGCCGAATCTCTTTCGCCGGCTGCTGGGCGAGGGCGCGCTGACCGCCGCATTCCTGCCGAACCTCCAGCACGAGTTGCACGAGCAGGGCAAGGAAGGCGCGCTGGCGCTGCTGAACAAGGTCGCGAGTTGGCTGCTGGTGGTGACCGGCAGCCTCGTCGCGGTGCTGATGCTGGTGTTCAGCCAGTCGCGCCGCATTTCCGGACAGGAGGACAAGTGGTATCTGCTCGCCGACCTCAGCGTCGTTTTGCTGCCGTATCTCGCTTTCGTGTGCATCGCCGCGGCGTTCAACGCGGCGCTGAACGTCTTCCATCGTTTCCTGGAGCCCGCGCTTTCGCCGATCTGGTTGAACCTTTGCATGATCGTTTCGCTCGGAGGGGCGGGACTGCATTTCGCCTCCACGCCGCTCGGCGAAATCCACTGGCTGTGCGCGGGCGTGCTGCTCGGCGGGTTCTTGCAGATGGCGGTGCCGGCGGTCGTGCTGATGCGCACCGAAGGCTGGCGGCCCCGCTTCGATCTGGGCCTGACGCCGCGGGTGAAAGAGATCGCGTGGCTGATGACGCCGGGTCTGTGGGGCACGGCGATCTATCAGGTCAACACCTACGTCTCGAGCATGCTGGCGTTCTCGATCGACGATTCGGCGGGGACGCTGATGTTCTACGCGAACCGCCTCATGGAGCTGCCGATCGGCGTGTTCGCCATCGCGGTGTCGACGGTGATCTACCCGCTGCTGGCGCGGCATGCCGTCGAAAGGAATTTCGGCGCGCTGGCCGACGATTTCCGGCGCGGCATCCGGCTCATCCTCGTGATCAATGTCCCGGCGGCGGCCGGCCTTGCACTGCTGAGCGAGCCGATCGTGCGGCTGCTGTTCGAGCGGCACAATTTCACGGCCGCGGACACGCAGGCCATGACGCCCCTGCTGGCGCTCTACGTGATCGGTCTGCCGTTTTTCTCCGTCGTGAGCCTGACGGTGCGGGCGTTCTACGCCGTGAAAAACACCCGGGCGCCGGTGCGGATCGCGACGATCGACTTTCTCGTCAACCTCGCCCTGAGTCTCGTGCTGATGCGCTGGCTCGGTGCGGCGGGCCTCGTGATCGCGAGCACGACGGCCATCGCGGTGCAGACCTGGCTGCTGCAACGGGAGCTGCGGCACGTGCTGCCCGGCGGCTTCACGCTCGCGCCGTTGGTGCCCAGCGTGATCAAGATCGCCGCGGCGACGGTGGCGATGAGCCTCGCGGTCTGGTGCGGTGCGCGCGTGGCGCTGGCGCTGCCGGTCGGCGGCAAGCTCCGCGATCTGCTGCTGGTCGGCGCTCTGATCCCGCTGGCCTGTGCGCTCTACGGCGCGGTGTTGTGGGCCTTGAAGATCGAAGGCCGCGAGGAACTCGCGGAACTTGCGCGGAAGCTCGGTCGGCGTATCGGTCTTTCGACATGA